In Trichocoleus desertorum ATA4-8-CV12, one genomic interval encodes:
- a CDS encoding DUF981 domain-containing protein: MFIDYITLMLINLAAGLTLLAAYVYFGLGESNQKRWIPGFGVVGAIALVTGLHMTLTWPVIGSFNIAFGETTVLLGVLFVETSLALAMGWELLTLSIYGFFAGLAAIVIGSRIINLGAIPLSLLVGIGFILVGLGGVLSAPTLYFKKNRFLRSIGAIVLIAAALFFAFIGLSSYWAHLANFSTWQPMPK, encoded by the coding sequence ATGTTTATCGATTACATTACACTCATGCTGATTAACTTGGCAGCGGGGCTTACTCTGTTAGCTGCTTATGTCTATTTTGGTCTGGGTGAGTCAAACCAGAAACGTTGGATTCCAGGCTTTGGCGTCGTTGGGGCGATCGCGTTAGTCACTGGCTTACACATGACGCTTACCTGGCCCGTGATTGGTAGTTTCAATATTGCCTTTGGTGAAACAACAGTTCTGCTTGGTGTTTTATTTGTTGAAACTTCACTTGCTCTGGCAATGGGTTGGGAGCTACTAACCCTGAGTATTTATGGGTTCTTTGCAGGTCTTGCAGCCATTGTCATTGGCTCTCGCATCATCAACCTAGGAGCAATTCCGCTTTCTCTGCTAGTAGGAATTGGGTTTATTCTAGTGGGTTTAGGAGGAGTTCTCTCTGCACCAACCCTCTATTTCAAAAAAAATCGGTTTCTGCGAAGTATTGGGGCCATCGTGTTAATTGCAGCAGCTCTTTTCTTTGCATTTATTGGATTAAGTTCTTACTGGGCGCATCTTGCTAACTTCTCGACGTGGCAACCGATGCCAAAGTAG
- a CDS encoding esterase-like activity of phytase family protein — translation MGDQNADPFDGDSVNFAIQQLLKNPLINTSVTPSSEGGSDAAARQGGANATQQGNPAFDTADFADTTPGNLRADYVLPSSNLEIKDAAVFWPSNEDPQFSLVGDFSPSIPGGFPSSDHRLVWADLAIAPDINRKSVTDLDFLGEITFPTGFTFEGTQVGGLSGITYDAANQVYYTISDDRSQFDPARFYTLEIDLSDGKLNPGDLTFQDVTTLLDDSGKPFAALSIDLEGIALTDEGTVYISSEGEANSVAERVEDPFVGEFDLTTGKQLSTLPTPAKFSPTAPFQDLNGDGAITNADQPFTPTRGIRNNLAFESLTITPDRHFLYTATENALAQDGAAAGLGVASPSRILKYDLTTGQPVGEFVYITDPVEVESVPAGQFKTNGLVDLLALDNTGTLLSLERSFSTGVGNSIKLYQVQLQGATDVSSVDSLIGLEVNPVGQKQLLLDFADLGLTLDNIEGITLGGTLPDGRRSLIVVSDNNFSSTQLTQVLAFAIGTETTPGVAPTLETPPVIDLDEPPITSNQEMPTIQPSTSTPTMYLRVW, via the coding sequence ATGGGCGATCAGAACGCCGATCCGTTTGATGGGGATAGCGTCAATTTTGCCATTCAGCAGTTGTTAAAAAATCCCCTGATTAATACATCTGTGACGCCTAGTAGTGAGGGAGGCTCTGACGCAGCAGCACGCCAGGGTGGGGCTAATGCTACTCAGCAAGGCAACCCCGCCTTTGACACCGCAGACTTTGCCGATACCACTCCTGGCAATCTCCGAGCCGATTATGTGCTGCCATCCAGCAACTTAGAAATTAAGGATGCCGCTGTTTTTTGGCCTTCTAATGAAGATCCACAGTTTTCGCTGGTTGGTGACTTCAGCCCTAGTATTCCCGGTGGGTTCCCAAGTTCCGATCACCGCTTGGTTTGGGCAGATCTGGCGATCGCCCCTGACATTAACCGCAAAAGCGTGACTGATCTAGATTTCCTAGGTGAGATAACATTCCCAACTGGATTTACTTTTGAGGGAACTCAGGTAGGTGGACTATCAGGCATCACCTACGATGCAGCAAATCAAGTTTACTACACCATTTCAGACGATCGCAGCCAATTTGATCCCGCTCGCTTTTATACTCTTGAGATCGATCTCAGCGACGGTAAATTAAACCCAGGCGATCTCACCTTTCAAGATGTCACAACCCTGTTAGACGACAGTGGCAAGCCTTTTGCAGCACTTAGCATTGACCTTGAAGGCATTGCCCTAACGGACGAAGGAACCGTCTACATCTCCTCAGAAGGAGAAGCAAATTCAGTCGCAGAAAGAGTTGAAGATCCTTTCGTTGGCGAATTTGACTTAACCACTGGAAAACAGCTCAGCACTTTGCCAACTCCTGCCAAGTTCTCACCCACTGCACCTTTCCAAGATCTCAATGGAGATGGGGCGATCACCAATGCGGATCAGCCTTTCACACCTACCAGGGGTATTCGCAACAACCTGGCATTTGAGAGTTTGACCATTACACCCGATCGCCACTTTCTCTACACGGCAACTGAAAATGCCCTAGCGCAGGATGGTGCAGCCGCAGGCTTAGGAGTTGCCAGTCCCTCCCGCATCCTCAAATATGACTTAACGACCGGACAACCTGTAGGTGAGTTCGTCTACATCACCGATCCAGTTGAAGTAGAGAGTGTGCCTGCGGGTCAGTTTAAAACTAATGGTTTAGTTGACTTGCTGGCACTCGATAACACCGGGACGCTGCTGAGTCTGGAGCGATCGTTCTCTACGGGAGTTGGCAACAGCATCAAGCTCTATCAGGTGCAACTTCAGGGAGCAACCGATGTGAGTAGCGTTGATAGTTTAATCGGTTTAGAAGTAAATCCTGTTGGCCAAAAGCAGCTTTTGCTCGACTTTGCTGACCTGGGACTAACCCTCGACAATATCGAAGGCATTACCCTCGGCGGCACATTACCCGATGGACGGCGATCGCTAATTGTAGTCAGCGACAACAACTTCAGCTCCACTCAATTGACGCAAGTTCTCGCTTTTGCGATCGGCACCGAAACAACTCCTGGTGTAGCTCCCACTTTAGAAACGCCACCTGTGATCGATCTGGATGAACCGCCAATAACCAGCAATCAGGAGATGCCGACGATCCAGCCATCTACGTCCACCCCAACGATGTATCTCAGAGTTTGGTGA
- a CDS encoding cupin domain-containing protein produces MTIHQDGLLVQSNQGRSYYFGQDLYTFKAIGEETGEAYALCEVIVAPQGGTPPHRHSRENESFYVQDGEIEFQLDDRTLVTTSGTFLHSPKGQMHRFTNTTATSAKMLVWVTPAGFEKFIAEVGKAVNGPITPVASLSAEDLNKILTTAPKYGIEIIPPPSQ; encoded by the coding sequence ATGACGATTCATCAAGATGGACTTCTTGTGCAATCCAATCAAGGTCGTTCTTACTACTTTGGTCAAGATCTCTATACCTTCAAAGCAATTGGTGAAGAGACAGGAGAAGCTTATGCGCTTTGTGAGGTCATCGTTGCCCCTCAAGGCGGTACGCCTCCCCATCGGCACAGCCGGGAAAATGAATCGTTTTATGTGCAAGATGGAGAGATTGAATTCCAGCTTGACGATCGCACTCTCGTTACCACCTCTGGAACTTTCTTGCACTCACCAAAGGGTCAGATGCACCGATTTACCAATACGACTGCTACATCTGCCAAAATGCTAGTTTGGGTAACTCCTGCTGGCTTTGAGAAATTTATTGCCGAAGTTGGCAAGGCAGTCAATGGTCCGATTACTCCTGTCGCATCGTTGAGTGCTGAAGACCTGAACAAGATTCTTACCACTGCCCCCAAATACGGTATCGAGATCATTCCTCCCCCCTCGCAGTAG
- a CDS encoding alpha/beta hydrolase gives MTTYRTIAIDGLDIFCREAGSRDHPTILLLHGFPTSSHMFRNLMPALADQFHLVAPDYPGFGNSSMPTVDEFDYTFDHLAEIVEKFITAIDLKKYSLYVMDYGAPIGYRIATKYPERVQALIVQNGNAYEEGLREFTEPMKVYWQDPSPENAKPLEDFLSLEGTKWQYTNGARNLEAISPDTWNMDQHFLDRPGNAEIQMALFYDYRTNPQLYPQWQEYFRKHQPSTLVVWGKNDDIFPAEGAYPYQRDLKDIEFHLLDTGHFALEEDGEAIANYMRQFLTSRLQPIPA, from the coding sequence ATGACCACATATCGCACGATCGCGATCGACGGTTTAGATATCTTTTGTCGAGAAGCTGGCTCCCGCGATCATCCCACGATTCTGCTGCTGCACGGCTTCCCAACCTCCTCTCACATGTTCCGCAATCTGATGCCTGCGCTGGCTGATCAATTCCATCTGGTTGCACCGGATTATCCAGGGTTTGGTAACAGTTCGATGCCGACGGTGGATGAGTTTGACTACACCTTTGATCACCTAGCTGAGATTGTAGAGAAATTTATTACCGCGATCGATCTCAAGAAATACAGCCTTTATGTGATGGATTATGGTGCTCCAATCGGATATCGCATTGCAACTAAATACCCAGAGCGGGTGCAAGCGTTGATTGTGCAGAACGGCAATGCTTATGAGGAGGGACTGCGGGAGTTTACGGAACCGATGAAAGTATATTGGCAAGATCCTTCTCCTGAGAATGCTAAACCACTGGAAGACTTTCTCAGCCTGGAAGGAACGAAATGGCAATATACCAACGGCGCTCGGAATCTGGAAGCGATCAGCCCTGACACCTGGAACATGGATCAACATTTCCTCGATCGCCCTGGAAATGCTGAGATTCAAATGGCACTGTTTTATGACTATAGAACTAATCCACAGCTCTATCCCCAATGGCAGGAGTATTTCCGCAAACATCAACCCTCTACGCTAGTTGTTTGGGGTAAGAACGATGACATCTTTCCTGCTGAAGGTGCTTATCCCTACCAGCGCGACCTAAAAGACATTGAGTTTCATCTCCTCGATACCGGGCACTTTGCCCTAGAAGAAGATGGAGAGGCGATCGCAAACTATATGCGTCAATTTCTCACATCACGGCTGCAACCCATCCCTGCCTAA
- a CDS encoding endonuclease/exonuclease/phosphatase family protein, with protein sequence MTSSTDAIRFATFNASLNRNSTGQLITDLSTPNNTQAKAIAEIIQRTNPDVVLVNEFDYDAGNQSAELFRQNYLAVSQNGVDLVNYPYYYVAPSNTGIPSEFDLNNNGAIAGGDDALGFGLFPGQYGMVVYSKYPIATDQVRTFQNFLWKDMPGALLADDPTTPQPNDWYSPEELEIFRLSSKSHWDLPIEVNGETIHVLASYPTPPVFDGPEDRNGRRNHDEIRFWADYITPGKREYNCFGVALCDHGRSERRSV encoded by the coding sequence ATGACATCATCAACTGACGCGATTCGTTTTGCTACGTTCAATGCCTCCTTGAACCGCAACAGTACAGGACAACTGATCACCGATCTGTCTACGCCGAACAACACTCAGGCAAAAGCGATCGCCGAAATCATTCAACGGACGAATCCAGATGTAGTGCTGGTAAATGAGTTTGACTATGACGCTGGCAACCAATCCGCAGAACTGTTTCGGCAAAACTATCTGGCGGTTAGCCAAAATGGAGTTGATCTTGTTAATTATCCCTACTACTATGTTGCGCCTTCTAACACCGGGATTCCGTCTGAGTTTGACCTGAATAACAACGGTGCGATCGCGGGTGGAGATGACGCGCTAGGATTTGGCTTGTTTCCGGGCCAGTATGGCATGGTGGTCTATTCCAAATATCCGATCGCTACAGATCAAGTTCGCACCTTCCAGAATTTTCTGTGGAAGGATATGCCGGGAGCGTTGTTGGCTGACGATCCAACCACACCCCAACCCAATGATTGGTATTCTCCTGAAGAGTTGGAGATCTTTCGTCTCTCATCCAAGAGCCATTGGGATTTACCCATTGAGGTCAATGGCGAGACGATCCATGTCCTGGCTAGCTACCCAACCCCACCTGTTTTTGATGGGCCAGAAGACCGCAACGGCAGACGCAACCATGATGAGATCCGTTTCTGGGCAGATTACATCACTCCCGGCAAAAGAGAGTACAATTGCTTCGGGGTCGCGCTTTGTGATCATGGGCGATCAGAACGCCGATCCGTTTGA
- a CDS encoding NAD(P)H-dependent oxidoreductase — protein sequence MTKVLIVYATDYGNTEKMAQVVASGVSSVSGTEVAVKFAEDVTGDDVIASDAVIVGSPVHMGSPDWRVKKFIDQVCGPLWVKDSLIGKVGAVFATGGGFGNAGGGAELTMLALLNNFAELGMVMVPLPKITPGYPLGGLQWGPYGRSAGEHMEQTGVTEERLEAAKHHGANVARVAAALAGKELFAK from the coding sequence GTGACGAAAGTTCTAATTGTTTACGCCACAGATTACGGCAACACCGAGAAGATGGCACAAGTGGTAGCTTCTGGTGTGAGTTCAGTGTCAGGAACTGAAGTGGCGGTCAAGTTTGCTGAGGATGTGACTGGAGATGATGTCATCGCTAGTGATGCTGTCATTGTGGGTTCTCCCGTCCACATGGGTAGTCCAGATTGGCGCGTGAAGAAGTTTATCGATCAAGTTTGTGGTCCTCTGTGGGTTAAAGATAGCCTGATTGGAAAGGTGGGCGCTGTCTTTGCAACGGGTGGCGGTTTCGGCAATGCAGGAGGTGGCGCTGAGCTAACCATGCTGGCGCTGTTAAATAACTTTGCTGAACTGGGAATGGTGATGGTGCCTTTACCCAAAATCACACCCGGATATCCGCTGGGTGGTCTGCAATGGGGTCCCTACGGACGCTCTGCGGGAGAACACATGGAGCAAACAGGCGTAACTGAAGAACGGCTAGAAGCTGCTAAGCATCACGGCGCGAATGTAGCACGAGTGGCGGCTGCTTTAGCGGGCAAAGAATTGTTTGCCAAGTAA
- a CDS encoding glucose 1-dehydrogenase, with amino-acid sequence MKKLDGKIAVVTGASKGIGASIAKHLAAEGAAVVVNYASSKEAADRVVDDVTSLGGKAIAVQADVSKKAEVEQLFAKTQQIFGKLDILVNNAGIYEYVPLEDITEEHFHKHFDLNVLGLILTSQAGVKHFGSEGGSIINISSIVSTATPATGSVYSATKAAVDAVTKSLAKELGPRKIRVNSINPGMVETEGVQATGVIGSDYQKQIEARTPLGRIGQPQDIAPAAVFFASSDSAWITGETLHIAGGI; translated from the coding sequence ATGAAAAAACTAGACGGAAAGATTGCTGTCGTGACGGGGGCATCTAAAGGAATTGGTGCCTCGATCGCCAAACACCTGGCAGCTGAGGGAGCAGCCGTGGTCGTCAACTATGCATCAAGCAAAGAAGCAGCCGATCGCGTGGTGGATGACGTTACCAGCCTAGGGGGAAAGGCGATCGCGGTACAGGCAGATGTTTCCAAAAAAGCAGAGGTCGAACAGCTTTTTGCTAAGACGCAACAAATATTTGGCAAGCTCGATATCCTGGTTAACAATGCCGGAATTTATGAGTATGTGCCGCTTGAAGACATCACTGAAGAGCACTTCCACAAGCACTTCGATCTCAATGTGCTGGGCTTAATCCTCACCTCACAAGCAGGAGTAAAGCACTTCGGTTCAGAAGGCGGCAGCATTATCAACATTAGTTCGATCGTCAGTACCGCTACGCCTGCGACCGGCTCGGTCTATAGCGCCACCAAAGCAGCGGTCGATGCCGTAACCAAGTCGCTAGCTAAAGAGTTGGGTCCACGCAAGATTCGTGTCAACTCCATCAATCCTGGGATGGTGGAAACAGAAGGCGTACAAGCAACGGGAGTAATCGGGAGCGATTACCAAAAACAGATTGAAGCGCGAACCCCTCTGGGTCGCATCGGACAACCGCAGGACATCGCACCTGCCGCTGTCTTCTTCGCGTCCTCCGATTCAGCCTGGATCACTGGGGAAACGCTACACATCGCGGGTGGTATTTAA
- a CDS encoding phytase: protein MYVHPNDVSQSLVIGTLKDGGLSVYDLNGQILQTILPGEPGDVRYNNVDLVYGFNVAGAKLDLAIASDRENDTLAIYQVNPTTRQLTDITSSQIPASIFGINDGEQTAYGLATYTSPFTGKSYVFVSQRENNQVAQLELVDNGAGGVSAKVVRTLTVPIRTDGELEDAQVEGMVADRELGFLYVGQENGGIFKFSAEPTGSTTGTLIEAAKGVANK, encoded by the coding sequence ATCTACGTCCACCCCAACGATGTATCTCAGAGTTTGGTGATTGGCACGCTCAAGGATGGCGGTTTATCGGTCTATGACCTGAACGGACAAATTCTGCAAACCATCCTACCAGGTGAGCCAGGGGATGTGCGCTACAACAATGTGGATCTGGTGTATGGCTTCAATGTGGCTGGAGCAAAGCTGGATCTGGCGATCGCGTCTGATCGTGAGAACGACACGCTAGCGATTTACCAGGTTAATCCCACGACTCGCCAACTCACAGATATCACCAGCAGCCAGATTCCTGCTTCGATTTTTGGCATCAATGATGGCGAACAGACAGCCTATGGCTTAGCCACCTATACCAGTCCGTTTACCGGAAAGTCTTATGTCTTTGTCAGCCAACGAGAAAATAACCAAGTGGCTCAGTTGGAATTAGTCGATAATGGGGCAGGTGGTGTGAGCGCCAAAGTGGTGCGAACCCTAACTGTTCCCATCCGCACGGATGGCGAGTTAGAGGATGCCCAAGTTGAGGGCATGGTAGCAGACCGCGAGCTTGGTTTCCTTTACGTTGGACAAGAAAACGGCGGTATTTTCAAGTTCTCGGCAGAGCCGACGGGCAGCACCACCGGAACACTCATCGAAGCAGCCAAGGGGGTTGCAAATAAATAA
- a CDS encoding ExeM/NucH family extracellular endonuclease, which yields MALFFSEYIEGSSNNKALEIFNSTGAAIDLSAGNYVVQFYFNGSTSPTTFNLTGTVNAGDVFVFAQSNANSTILAQADQTSGAGFFNGDDAIVLRQGGSNGTILDVIGQIGFDPGTEWGMGLTSTADNTLRRKSNVVTGDTNPNDVFDPSVQWDGLATDSFDDLGRYTSNPVTGAGVTIAQSNNSTEVNEQGETTDTYTIALNTTPTGAVEVAIAADAETQISADGVNFFSSLTLTLANTTAKTITVRAINDTEAEGSPHIGVITHAIADSADPAYSNNLTPIPNLNVNVIDNEVVLTQVYEIQGSGVASSKVGQTVTIEAVVTGDFQGSSGLNGFYVQEALGDGDEATSDGIFVFAPNSLDVSVGQTVRLTGRVSEFSTQTQLDNISGLSIVGSGAVTPIAVNLYVITATDLERYEGMLVTFPETLTVTENFNLGRFGEVLLSSEGRLFNPTELIDPTDIPTTETENDENNLAAVTEQQNANNLRDILLDDGSNTQNPNTVPFLNQDGTLRVGSTVAGLTGVLGFGFGNYRLQPTEDPNFMDTNPRTAAPEGVGGNVKVASFNVLNYFNGDGMGGGFPTARGADNVAEFERQSAKIVSAIAALDADVVGLIEIENDGDGSESAIAELVDRLNASLGAKIYDYIRDPATGVGTDAIKVAFIYKPETVTPVGAALSDPDAIYNRLPVAQTFVLNSNGETFTPVINHFKSKGGTGTGADADQGDGQGAFNFTRVQQAEALLSFVNELKTTTGDRDVLVLGDLNAYGEEDPIDVLRNGGLVDELDRFVENPYSYVFAGQSGRLDHALSTASLSEQVTGATEWHINADEPRILDYNQEFNPAGLYEPTPYRSSDHDPVLIGAELASTLSVLNGGNGEDTLSGTSGRDELNGGNGRDTLNGSNGNDILNGGNGDDILLGQISNDILMGGNGDDWLEGGQGQDVLTGDHGSDRFVLAFGAGTDIIQDFQDGKDLLALAGGLTFGQLTIANNANDTLIRVTATNGLLATLNGLPINSITAIDFVAA from the coding sequence ATGGCATTATTTTTCTCGGAATACATTGAGGGCAGCAGCAACAATAAAGCTTTAGAGATTTTCAACAGCACAGGTGCAGCCATCGATCTAAGCGCTGGCAACTACGTGGTGCAGTTTTACTTCAATGGCAGCACTAGCCCCACCACGTTTAACCTAACAGGTACAGTCAACGCTGGTGATGTGTTTGTTTTTGCTCAAAGTAACGCCAATTCAACGATCCTGGCCCAGGCTGATCAAACCAGTGGGGCTGGCTTCTTTAATGGCGATGACGCGATCGTACTACGCCAAGGCGGTAGCAATGGAACCATCCTAGACGTGATTGGACAAATTGGGTTTGACCCCGGTACGGAGTGGGGAATGGGGCTAACTAGCACAGCGGATAATACCTTGCGCCGCAAAAGCAATGTCGTTACTGGCGACACCAACCCTAATGATGTCTTTGATCCGAGTGTGCAGTGGGATGGCTTGGCGACGGACAGCTTTGATGACTTGGGCCGCTATACTTCTAATCCAGTCACTGGAGCAGGTGTGACGATCGCTCAATCGAACAACAGCACTGAGGTCAATGAACAGGGCGAAACCACCGATACCTACACGATTGCCCTCAACACCACTCCGACAGGTGCCGTAGAGGTAGCGATCGCCGCTGATGCAGAAACACAAATCAGCGCTGATGGCGTTAACTTCTTCAGCTCTCTGACGCTGACCTTAGCGAACACAACTGCCAAAACTATTACGGTGCGAGCCATCAACGACACAGAGGCAGAAGGCTCTCCTCATATCGGAGTGATCACCCATGCGATCGCGGATAGTGCTGATCCAGCCTATTCCAACAACCTCACACCCATTCCCAATCTCAACGTCAATGTGATTGACAACGAGGTGGTTCTGACTCAGGTTTATGAAATTCAGGGTAGTGGTGTAGCTAGTTCTAAGGTGGGGCAGACAGTCACGATCGAAGCGGTGGTCACAGGCGATTTTCAGGGCAGCAGTGGGCTGAATGGCTTTTATGTGCAAGAGGCCCTAGGCGACGGAGATGAGGCGACCTCAGACGGTATTTTTGTCTTTGCACCTAACAGCCTGGATGTGAGTGTGGGTCAGACTGTGCGGCTCACAGGACGGGTCTCGGAGTTCTCTACCCAAACTCAACTGGATAACATTAGTGGCTTAAGCATTGTCGGATCGGGGGCAGTCACTCCGATCGCGGTTAATTTATATGTCATCACAGCCACCGACCTAGAGCGCTATGAGGGCATGCTGGTCACATTTCCCGAAACCCTAACAGTGACTGAAAACTTTAATTTGGGGCGATTTGGGGAAGTGTTGCTGTCGTCAGAGGGGCGATTGTTCAATCCCACTGAGTTGATTGACCCAACTGATATCCCAACGACTGAAACTGAGAACGACGAGAACAACCTTGCCGCCGTTACAGAACAGCAAAATGCCAATAACCTACGTGACATTCTGCTCGATGATGGCAGCAACACGCAAAACCCCAACACTGTTCCCTTTTTGAATCAGGATGGCACGCTACGAGTAGGCAGCACAGTGGCAGGACTGACCGGGGTGCTGGGCTTTGGCTTTGGCAACTATCGCCTGCAACCCACGGAAGATCCAAATTTCATGGATACCAATCCTCGCACAGCGGCACCCGAAGGGGTAGGGGGCAACGTTAAAGTAGCCAGCTTTAATGTGCTGAACTACTTCAACGGGGATGGGATGGGAGGCGGCTTTCCAACCGCTCGCGGAGCAGACAATGTAGCAGAGTTTGAGCGGCAGAGTGCCAAGATTGTCAGCGCGATCGCCGCTCTTGATGCCGATGTGGTAGGTCTAATTGAAATCGAAAATGATGGAGATGGTTCAGAATCAGCGATCGCAGAACTGGTCGATCGGCTCAATGCCTCCCTAGGGGCAAAAATCTACGACTACATTCGTGACCCTGCCACTGGAGTAGGCACTGATGCCATTAAAGTTGCCTTCATCTACAAACCCGAAACCGTCACCCCTGTAGGTGCTGCTCTGAGCGACCCGGACGCAATTTACAATCGTCTACCTGTAGCTCAAACCTTTGTGTTGAACTCCAACGGCGAAACTTTCACGCCTGTGATCAATCATTTCAAGTCCAAGGGTGGTACAGGAACAGGCGCAGATGCTGATCAAGGCGATGGCCAGGGAGCTTTCAACTTCACACGAGTGCAGCAGGCAGAAGCCCTACTCAGCTTTGTGAATGAACTGAAGACTACTACAGGCGATCGCGATGTTTTAGTTTTGGGAGATCTCAACGCCTATGGTGAAGAAGACCCGATCGACGTGTTGCGCAACGGTGGATTGGTAGACGAACTGGACAGGTTTGTGGAGAATCCCTACTCCTATGTTTTCGCAGGACAGTCTGGAAGATTGGATCATGCGCTGAGTACTGCCAGCCTCAGCGAGCAGGTGACGGGAGCCACGGAATGGCATATCAATGCCGATGAACCTAGAATCTTGGATTACAACCAGGAATTCAACCCCGCTGGACTCTATGAGCCAACGCCCTATCGCTCCTCTGATCATGACCCTGTTCTCATTGGTGCAGAGTTGGCAAGTACACTCAGCGTTCTAAATGGTGGCAACGGAGAGGATACCCTCAGCGGCACCTCTGGCAGAGACGAACTCAACGGCGGCAACGGTAGAGATACGCTCAACGGCAGCAATGGCAACGACATTCTCAACGGTGGCAATGGCGATGATATCCTGCTAGGCCAGATCAGCAATGACATCCTGATGGGTGGCAATGGTGATGACTGGTTAGAGGGTGGTCAGGGTCAAGATGTACTCACGGGCGATCATGGCAGCGATCGCTTTGTTCTCGCTTTTGGTGCAGGCACAGACATAATTCAAGATTTCCAAGACGGCAAAGATTTGCTAGCTCTGGCGGGTGGTCTCACATTCGGTCAATTGACGATCGCGAACAATGCCAATGACACGCTGATCCGCGTAACGGCAACCAATGGGCTACTGGCAACGCTAAACGGTTTACCTATCAACAGCATTACAGCGATTGATTTTGTCGCTGCTTAA
- a CDS encoding lipocalin-like domain-containing protein, with protein sequence MSTPSQNNPLIGIWKLISATAIHTDGTVTPEVYGANPIGYITYTGDGHMMVMFSRSDRPPLSQDIQSPLSPEMQSLPVEDLAQAFTTFNAYAGTYVLSGNTVTHQIEIASIPNRVGTTLVRTLTLSENQVTLRTPPVLSHGVETVFELVWERP encoded by the coding sequence ATGTCTACACCCTCTCAGAATAATCCGCTGATTGGCATTTGGAAGTTAATCTCTGCAACTGCTATTCACACTGACGGAACGGTGACTCCAGAGGTGTATGGAGCAAATCCAATTGGCTACATCACTTATACAGGGGATGGTCACATGATGGTGATGTTTTCCAGAAGCGATCGCCCACCGTTGAGCCAAGACATTCAATCACCGTTGAGTCCAGAGATGCAATCTCTACCCGTTGAGGATCTGGCTCAAGCCTTTACAACATTCAATGCTTACGCTGGAACTTATGTATTGAGTGGCAATACCGTAACTCATCAGATCGAAATTGCATCAATTCCAAATCGGGTCGGTACAACGTTAGTTCGTACCTTGACGCTGAGTGAGAACCAAGTGACGCTGAGAACGCCGCCAGTTTTGAGTCATGGGGTTGAGACGGTTTTTGAGTTGGTGTGGGAGCGCCCTTAA
- a CDS encoding SDR family oxidoreductase, producing MQKLDGKVALVTGGTSGIGLATAKRFVAEGAYVFITGRRQAELDAAVEAIGKNVTGVQSDASNMEDLDRLFATIQQEQGHLDVLFANAGGGGIAPLGAITEEHFDKTFNTNVKGLLFTVQKALPLLPEGASIILAASTASTVGTPAFSVYSATKAAVRSFARNWTLDLKERKIRVNAISPGVVPTPGYNLMGLSDAQVQGFIDSQVVTIPLGRVGTPDEIAKAVVFLASDDSSFINGIELFIDGGMAQI from the coding sequence ATGCAAAAATTAGATGGAAAAGTCGCGCTTGTCACGGGTGGTACGAGTGGTATTGGTCTTGCCACTGCCAAGCGCTTCGTCGCTGAAGGTGCCTATGTCTTTATCACGGGTCGTCGTCAGGCTGAATTGGATGCTGCTGTGGAAGCGATCGGTAAAAATGTCACGGGTGTTCAGAGTGATGCTTCCAACATGGAAGACCTCGATCGCCTGTTTGCCACAATTCAGCAAGAGCAAGGACATCTTGATGTACTCTTCGCCAATGCTGGCGGAGGAGGCATCGCCCCCCTCGGAGCCATCACGGAAGAACACTTTGACAAAACATTCAACACGAATGTCAAAGGTCTACTGTTCACTGTGCAGAAGGCATTGCCTCTGTTGCCAGAGGGCGCTTCTATCATTTTAGCTGCCTCAACTGCTTCTACCGTAGGCACTCCAGCCTTTAGCGTTTATAGCGCAACCAAAGCTGCTGTGCGATCGTTTGCTCGCAATTGGACCCTTGACCTCAAAGAGCGCAAAATTCGGGTGAACGCTATTAGTCCTGGCGTGGTTCCGACTCCTGGTTACAATCTCATGGGATTGAGTGATGCACAAGTGCAGGGATTCATAGATAGCCAAGTTGTCACTATCCCACTGGGACGAGTTGGCACCCCCGATGAGATCGCTAAAGCCGTTGTCTTTCTCGCGTCAGACGACAGCAGCTTTATCAACGGCATCGAGTTGTTTATTGATGGTGGTATGGCACAGATTTGA